In Rickettsiella endosymbiont of Aleochara curtula, one genomic interval encodes:
- the nhaA gene encoding Na+/H+ antiporter NhaA, producing the protein MRIKFLHKFIQLEASGGISLGIATLLALILANSAWKNYYQACINFTISIGPNIHFSFLHLINDGLMTIFFFLVSLEIKRELVQGELNTLTKALLPTIAAIGGMIVPALFYLLINHGYPQLVSGWAIPMATDIAFSLGVLSLLGKHIPVALKIFLMALSIIDDLGAIIVIAVFYTQQIGWLYLFLALLTFLGLILLNYYKVQRFLPYCLLGIALWILILDSGIHATIAGVLFGLTIPLSSSNKNFNSLLHHLIHQLHPWIAYGILPLFAFANAGLSFSNINLATFLHPLPLGIIVGLFFGKQLGIFGASWLAVKTKLAKLPYQVNWWHIYGTALICGIGFTMSLFIAGLAFGENELSSLIRLGVFTGSILSGIAGYSILSLLRKKTLVV; encoded by the coding sequence GAAGCTTCTGGTGGTATTTCATTAGGCATTGCCACGTTATTAGCTTTAATTCTCGCTAACTCTGCTTGGAAAAATTATTATCAAGCATGCATAAATTTCACTATAAGCATAGGGCCCAACATCCATTTTTCTTTTTTACATTTAATTAATGACGGACTGATGACTATTTTCTTTTTTTTAGTCAGTCTAGAAATTAAACGAGAATTAGTTCAGGGCGAACTTAACACCCTAACTAAAGCCTTGTTACCCACCATAGCCGCAATAGGAGGGATGATAGTACCCGCTTTATTTTATTTACTCATTAACCATGGATATCCGCAACTCGTATCTGGCTGGGCTATCCCTATGGCGACGGATATTGCCTTTTCTTTAGGTGTGCTATCTCTACTAGGGAAACATATTCCCGTTGCATTAAAAATATTCTTAATGGCGCTCTCCATCATTGATGATCTTGGAGCAATTATTGTTATTGCTGTTTTTTATACTCAACAAATAGGCTGGCTGTATTTATTTTTAGCACTTCTGACTTTCCTAGGATTAATTTTATTAAATTATTATAAGGTTCAACGGTTTCTTCCGTATTGCCTGTTAGGTATAGCTTTATGGATATTAATACTCGACTCAGGTATTCATGCAACTATCGCAGGGGTATTGTTTGGACTCACTATCCCATTAAGCAGTAGCAATAAAAATTTTAATTCTTTGTTACATCACTTAATACATCAATTACATCCGTGGATTGCCTATGGAATTTTGCCGCTTTTTGCTTTTGCTAACGCCGGCCTGTCATTTTCTAATATAAATTTAGCAACTTTTCTACACCCGCTACCTTTGGGAATCATTGTCGGATTATTCTTTGGTAAACAATTAGGAATCTTCGGAGCAAGTTGGCTGGCAGTAAAAACTAAGCTGGCAAAATTACCTTATCAGGTGAACTGGTGGCATATTTATGGAACTGCTCTGATTTGTGGAATAGGTTTTACGATGAGTTTATTTATTGCTGGCCTAGCTTTCGGAGAGAATGAATTAAGCTCTTTAATTCGTTTAGGTGTTTTCACTGGCTCGATTTTATCGGGTATTGCAGGTTATAGTATTTTATCTTTACTTCGAAAAAAAACTCTTGTCGTGTAA